A region of Helicoverpa zea isolate HzStark_Cry1AcR chromosome 16, ilHelZeax1.1, whole genome shotgun sequence DNA encodes the following proteins:
- the LOC124637708 gene encoding uncharacterized protein LOC124637708 isoform X2, protein MSERTERSKMSKALGALSGGEACGARWTLGALLLAPLAAANSSYCAVPAVMLLAIFITIATFTCKDLKKLAEILPPPKTSRGRRERNVRSFADFMAMWMTFLSHLVAVAICARILSATADHVTGGRTRRWLFGYETRALGEPWPDVLGVTVVMVVCAMFMCGLEESMMFTFMLLILLYIFSQFFAIFGLINFDIANINMPIPITVYELFAAGAPISYAFNVILPKDNGTLKKNLFLMIGLPTIVLSGLCFLYTNMLKGNSIDAALPVTTLLEARAAGWVCPVLAAVTVAGICLALTELCPLLFTVLVALASPEWKVLTRSMTYESTTTGSPVLAVFTAGSLAAILAFACPLSHMITLMNASHLLGISIQALHFIIMRTVPTAEQKEAGDIEYKRLGREAARGSKPSGSKTKRGLWFIPSAIRHTKTLESIKSKVTKETEERECLLLDEYAGCPTEENDPTSSCSGVPIATAEVDVISDAEASEQEMSSGDDSTDIDAVVKEYRDRIQVVTSVPESTAPSPPCVRGSRWSAAGAVVQLIADSLIAAAFCNEAIRIPMFATGIPLWLTGTFICAWQPAHNLGMRKAQSIQGPITMLTALLFLTPLLLDSWPAITLFAGAGVVIYARCERWCGDLAVQQARSHMERRKLRPVSATVPLSGARLTHIDTVYIAR, encoded by the exons ATGTCTGAGCGGACGGAGCGAAGCAAGATGAGCAAAGCTCTGGGCGCGCTCAGTGGAGGGGAGGCGTGTGGGGCGCGATGGACCCTCGGGGCACTTCTCCTGGCCCCACTGGCTGCTGCCAACTCCAGCTACTGTGCTGTGCCCGCTGTCATGTTACTggctatttttataactattgcCA CATTCACATGTAAAGACCTCAAGAAACTGGCCGAGATACTACCACCACCTAAAACATCTAGAGGCCGTCGGGAGCGCAACGTCCGTTCTTTCGCAGACTTCATGGCGATGTGGATGACTTTCCTGTCACACCTGGTGGCTGTGGCTATATGTGCGCGTATTCTGAGCGCTACGGCAGACCATGTGACTGGCGGACGCACGAGACGGTGGCTGTTTGGATATGAGACGCGAGCTCTGGGGGAGCCCTGGCCTGATGTCCTCGGAGTCACTGTCGTAATGGTCGTCTGTGCAATGTTCATGTGCGGGTTGGAG GAAAGCATGATGTTCACCTTTATGCTGTTAATTCTGCTGTACATATTTAGCCAGTTCTTCGCCATATTCGGTCTAATTAATTTCGATATTGCCAATATCAACATGCCAATACCGATCACTGTATATGAG CTATTTGCAGCAGGTGCACCAATATCTTATGCGTTCAATGTAATACTTCCCAAAGACAATGGAACACTCAAGAAAAATCTTTTCCTCATGATCGGACTACCCACAATAGTACTTTCAGGATTATGTTTCCTCTACACTAATATGCTAAAAGG GAACAGTATCGATGCAGCCTTGCCAGTGACTACTCTACTAGAAGCAAGGGCTGCGGGCTGGGTCTGCCCAGTATTGGCCGCCGTGACCGTGGCCGGCATTTGCCTAGCCTTGACTGAACTGTGCCCCTTACTTTTCACTGTCCTAGTGGCACTCGCTTCGCCCGAGTGGAAGGTGCTAACTAGGTCAATGACGTATGAGAGCACTACCACTGGCAGTCCAGTCCTTGCAGTTTTTACCGCTG GAAGTTTGGCAGCGATACTTGCGTTTGCGTGTCCCCTGTCACATATGATCACTCTGATGAATGCGAGCCACCTGCTCGGGATATCGATACAGGCGTTGCATTTTATTATCATGCGCACCGTGCCTACAGCCGAACAGAAGGAAGCTGGTG ATATTGAATACAAGCGCTTAGGAAGGGAAGCCGCGCGAGGATCTAAACCATCTGGAAGTAAGACAAAACGTGGCCTCTGGTTCATTCCCTCAGCTATTCGACACACTAAGACTTTGGAGAGTATCAAGTCAAAAGTTACCAAAG AAACCGAGGAAAGAGAGTGCCTTCTCCTAGATGAGTATGCAGGTTGTCCAACGGAAGAGAATGATCCGACTAGTAGCTGTAGCGGCGTGCCAATAGCCACGGCCGAAGTGGATGTCATATCTGACGCTGAAGCCAGTGAGCAGGAGATGTCTTCCGGCGACGACTCTACGGACATCGATGCTGTCGTCAAAGAATATCGGGATAGAATACAA GTGGTGACTTCGGTGCCTGAATCTACCGCACCGTCTCCACCATGCGTGCGAGGCTCCCGGTGGTCAGCAGCAGGCGCCGTCGTCCAACTCATCGCTGATTCTCTCATAGCAGCCGCCTTTTGTAACGAAGCCATCAGGATACCCATGTTCGCTACGGGGATACCac TATGGCTGACTGGCACCTTCATCTGCGCGTGGCAGCCCGCTCACAACCTGGGCATGAGGAAGGCGCAAAGTATTCAGGGACCTATAACGATGCTTACTGCGCTGCTATTCCTGACTCCGTTGCTACTTGATTCGTGGCCGGCTATAACACTTTTCGCAGGCGCTG GTGTAGTGATATACGCTCGGTGTGAGCGTTGGTGCGGAGACCTGGCGGTGCAGCAAGCTCGCAGCCACATGGAGAGACGCAAGCTCAGGCCCGTGTCGGCGACGGTCCCGCTCAGCGGCGCCCGCCTCACTCACATAGACACCGTGTATATAGCCAGGTAA
- the LOC124637709 gene encoding uncharacterized protein F21D5.5 yields the protein MSPVARSCFLKCLLDTHAPIKLFHNVETTVGRSKLTKIKDQACSRQQLSLKADCEECIVEVKQLGVNPSGLDGFALTRHLEYKVEHGSRIEVLLNSYIHVIEFDPPPDNCEKQKPGAKRKLEEDEESPRKRKSFKLDPVLEVSKKIKSAMESIWEEIDRGELYVFTSKGVKSSHKIAAFDMDGTLIKTKSGKVHPVDTHDWQIAFPTIQQKLKEHLEQGYKLVILSNQAPIGNGRVKIEDFKKKIENIVTKLDVPFQVYIATGKGFYRKPTTGMWKVLSEQKNDGLEIDMVESFYCGDAAGRVANWAPGKKKDHSMADKLMAENLNLRFYTPEQFFLGHSITNVPFSKPDFNPKELSTSTFNQNLIGKDKEILVLVGFPGSGKSFLARQIENKSGHNYVAVCRDVLGSWQKCAAEATKLLQRGKSVIVDSTNPDKESRSRWLALAKEMKVDCRCAKMTASIAHAKHNNKFRELMKINHIPVNDIVYHTYKNKYVDPSHNEGFKEVIDVPFTPDFEDKEAEKIYRMHLLEK from the exons ATGAGTCCGGTAGCACGTTCTTGTTTCTTAAAATGTTTACTGGATACCCATGCGCCTATTAAATTGTTCCACAATGTAGAAACAACAGTCGGTCGtagtaaattaacaaaaattaagGACCAGGCTTGTTCTCGTCAGCAAC TATCTCTGAAAGCCGACTGTGAAGAATGCATAGTTGAAGTAAAACAGCTGGGAGTGAACCCCTCCGGTCTTGATGGGTTTGCTTTAACAAGACATCTAGAATATAAAGTAGAACATGGCTCCAGGATTGAAGTCTTGCTAAATAGCTATATCCATGTCATAGAGTTCGACCCGCCACCGGACAACTGTGAAAAACAAAAGCCGGGTGCCAAACGAAAACTAGAAGAGGATGAAGAGTCACCAAGAAAGAGAAAAAGCTTCAAACTAGATCCTGTTTTAGAAgtctctaaaaaaataaaatcagctATGGAAAGTATTTGGGAGGAGATTGACAGAGGTGAACTCTATGTGTTCACTTCAAAAGGTGTCAAATCTAGCCATAAAATAGCAGCTTTTGACATGGATGGTACTCTAATCAAGACTAAGTCTGGTAAAGTGCATCCTGTTGATACTCATGATTGGCAAATAGCTTTCCCAACAATACAGCAGAAGTTGAAAGAGCACTTAGAACAGGGGTACAAACTTGTGATATTAAGTAATCAGGCACCAATTGGTAATGGGCGGGTTAAGATTGAAGACTTCAAGaagaaaattgaaaacattGTCACTAAGCTGGATGTTCCTTTTCAAGTGTATATAGCTACCGGTAAAGGATTTTATAGGAAACCAACTACTGGAATGTGGAAAGTTTTATCAGAACAG aaaaatgATGGCTTGGAAATAGATATGGTTGAAAGCTTTTACTGTGGTGATGCTGCAGGCAGGGTTGCCAATTGGGCTCCAGGGAAAAAGAAGGATCACTCTATGGCTGATAAACTTATGGCAGAAAATCTTAACCTTAGATTTTACACacctgaacaattttttttgggCCACTCTATTACTAATGTACCTTTTAGCAAACCAGATTTCAATCCAAAAGAACTCAGTACTTCAACATTCAATCAAAATTTAATTGGCAAGGATAAAGAG ATACTGGTTTTAGTTGGCTTTCCTGGCAGTGGAAAATCGTTTTTGGCCAGGCAAATCGAAAATAAATCTGGACACAACTATGTTGCTGTATGTAGGGATGTTCTTGGGTCATGGCAAAAGTGTGCTGCTGAGGCAACTAAATTGCTTCAG CGAGGAAAAAGTGTAATAGTCGACAGCACTAACCCAGACAAGGAATCTCGCAGCCGCTGGTTGGCGCTCGCTAAAGAAATGAAGGTAGACTGCCGATGTGCCAAGATGACGGCTAGCATAGCTCACGCGAAACACAACAACAAATTCCGAGAACTAATGAAAATCAACCACATTCCAGTCAATGACATTGTTTATCATACTTACAA gaATAAATATGTTGATCCATCCCATAATGAAGGATTCAAAGAAGTGATTGATGTCCCTTTCACACCAGACTTCGAAGACAAGGAGGCAGAGAAGATATATAGAATGCATctgttagaaaaataa
- the LOC124637708 gene encoding uncharacterized protein LOC124637708 isoform X1 — translation MSERTERSKMSKALGALSGGEACGARWTLGALLLAPLAAANSSYCAVPAVMLLAIFITIATFTCKDLKKLAEILPPPKTSRGRRERNVRSFADFMAMWMTFLSHLVAVAICARILSATADHVTGGRTRRWLFGYETRALGEPWPDVLGVTVVMVVCAMFMCGLEESMMFTFMLLILLYIFSQFFAIFGLINFDIANINMPIPITVYELFAAGAPISYAFNVILPKDNGTLKKNLFLMIGLPTIVLSGLCFLYTNMLKGNSIDAALPVTTLLEARAAGWVCPVLAAVTVAGICLALTELCPLLFTVLVALASPEWKVLTRSMTYESTTTGSPVLAVFTAGSLAAILAFACPLSHMITLMNASHLLGISIQALHFIIMRTVPTAEQKEAGDIEYKRLGREAARGSKPSGSKTKRGLWFIPSAIRHTKTLESIKSKVTKETEERECLLLDEYAGCPTEENDPTSSCSGVPIATAEVDVISDAEASEQEMSSGDDSTDIDAVVKEYRDRIQVVTSVPESTAPSPPCVRGSRWSAAGAVVQLIADSLIAAAFCNEAIRIPMFATGIPLWLTGTFICAWQPAHNLGMRKAQSIQGPITMLTALLFLTPLLLDSWPAITLFAGAGVVIYARCERWCGDLAVQQARSHMERRKLRPVSATVPLSGARLTHIDTVYIAR, via the exons ATGTCTGAGCGGACGGAGCGAAGCAAGATGAGCAAAGCTCTGGGCGCGCTCAGTGGAGGGGAGGCGTGTGGGGCGCGATGGACCCTCGGGGCACTTCTCCTGGCCCCACTGGCTGCTGCCAACTCCAGCTACTGTGCTGTGCCCGCTGTCATGTTACTggctatttttataactattgcCA CATTCACATGTAAAGACCTCAAGAAACTGGCCGAGATACTACCACCACCTAAAACATCTAGAGGCCGTCGGGAGCGCAACGTCCGTTCTTTCGCAGACTTCATGGCGATGTGGATGACTTTCCTGTCACACCTGGTGGCTGTGGCTATATGTGCGCGTATTCTGAGCGCTACGGCAGACCATGTGACTGGCGGACGCACGAGACGGTGGCTGTTTGGATATGAGACGCGAGCTCTGGGGGAGCCCTGGCCTGATGTCCTCGGAGTCACTGTCGTAATGGTCGTCTGTGCAATGTTCATGTGCGGGTTGGAG GAAAGCATGATGTTCACCTTTATGCTGTTAATTCTGCTGTACATATTTAGCCAGTTCTTCGCCATATTCGGTCTAATTAATTTCGATATTGCCAATATCAACATGCCAATACCGATCACTGTATATGAG CTATTTGCAGCAGGTGCACCAATATCTTATGCGTTCAATGTAATACTTCCCAAAGACAATGGAACACTCAAGAAAAATCTTTTCCTCATGATCGGACTACCCACAATAGTACTTTCAGGATTATGTTTCCTCTACACTAATATGCTAAAAGG GAACAGTATCGATGCAGCCTTGCCAGTGACTACTCTACTAGAAGCAAGGGCTGCGGGCTGGGTCTGCCCAGTATTGGCCGCCGTGACCGTGGCCGGCATTTGCCTAGCCTTGACTGAACTGTGCCCCTTACTTTTCACTGTCCTAGTGGCACTCGCTTCGCCCGAGTGGAAGGTGCTAACTAGGTCAATGACGTATGAGAGCACTACCACTGGCAGTCCAGTCCTTGCAGTTTTTACCGCTG GAAGTTTGGCAGCGATACTTGCGTTTGCGTGTCCCCTGTCACATATGATCACTCTGATGAATGCGAGCCACCTGCTCGGGATATCGATACAGGCGTTGCATTTTATTATCATGCGCACCGTGCCTACAGCCGAACAGAAGGAAGCTGGTG ATATTGAATACAAGCGCTTAGGAAGGGAAGCCGCGCGAGGATCTAAACCATCTGGAAGTAAGACAAAACGTGGCCTCTGGTTCATTCCCTCAGCTATTCGACACACTAAGACTTTGGAGAGTATCAAGTCAAAAGTTACCAAAG AAACCGAGGAAAGAGAGTGCCTTCTCCTAGATGAGTATGCAGGTTGTCCAACGGAAGAGAATGATCCGACTAGTAGCTGTAGCGGCGTGCCAATAGCCACGGCCGAAGTGGATGTCATATCTGACGCTGAAGCCAGTGAGCAGGAGATGTCTTCCGGCGACGACTCTACGGACATCGATGCTGTCGTCAAAGAATATCGGGATAGAATACAA GTGGTGACTTCGGTGCCTGAATCTACCGCACCGTCTCCACCATGCGTGCGAGGCTCCCGGTGGTCAGCAGCAGGCGCCGTCGTCCAACTCATCGCTGATTCTCTCATAGCAGCCGCCTTTTGTAACGAAGCCATCAGGATACCCATGTTCGCTACGGGGATACCac TATGGCTGACTGGCACCTTCATCTGCGCGTGGCAGCCCGCTCACAACCTGGGCATGAGGAAGGCGCAAAGTATTCAGGGACCTATAACGATGCTTACTGCGCTGCTATTCCTGACTCCGTTGCTACTTGATTCGTGGCCGGCTATAACACTTTTCGCAGGCGCTG GTGTAGTGATATACGCTCGGTGTGAGCGTTGGTGCGGAGACCTGGCGGTGCAGCAAGCTCGCAGCCACATGGAGAGACGCAAGCTCAGGCCCGTGTCGGCGACGGTCCCGCTCAGCGGCGCCCGCCTCACTCACATAGACACCGTGTATATAGCCAG ATGA
- the LOC124637547 gene encoding acetyl-coenzyme A transporter 1: MPITKRKQSPEKEDLIENGDNLLEGGRSNIKGDELNIAVLLFLYTLQGIPLGLAGAVPMLLQNRGITYTQQAEFSFVNWPFSVKLLWAPIVDALFWPEFGRRKTWLVPVQYLIGIVMIIMSSSVTGWLGSDEEAPSMTILTMSFLFLNFLAATQDIAVDGWALTMLKRCNVGHASTCNTVGQTAGFFLGYVMFLALESPYFCNKYLRSVPEDSGLVTLASFLLFWGWVFIITTTLIAIFKHEANDSANAKENTVKGFSDVVTAYKQLYTIMKLPSVRTLALVLFTAKLGFCASDAVSGLKLVEAGVPREDLALLAVPLVPVQIIMPVILAKHTTGPAPLSLWLRAFPLRLLVGPLAAGLVALTPNLLGQAGPTYSYLFLLMLLYIFHQTCLYCMFVAVMAFFAKVSDPAVGGTYMTFLNTMSNLGTNWPNTLALWAIDHLTYKTCSLPALADNTCTSLAEENLCKSEGGTCNVRIDGFYIETVLCLVVGFIWLQWGRPTINKLQRLPASAWQISHFNR; the protein is encoded by the exons ATGCCGATTACAAAGCGTAAGCAATCACCTGAGAAGGAGGATTTAATTGAAAACGGCGATAACCTGTTAGAAGGCGGACGCAGTAATATCAAAGGAGATGAATTAAATATTgctgttttgttatttctttacACCCTGCAAGGTATTCCATTAGGACTCGCGGGCGCTGTGCCCATGTTACTCCAAAATCGGGGCATAACCTACACCCAACAA GCAGAGTTCAGTTTTGTCAACTGGCCATTCAGTGTGAAGTTACTATGGGCGCCTATTGTGGATGCGTTATTCTGGCCTGAATTTGGTCGAAGAAAAACTTGGCTGGTACCAGTTCAATACCTGATTGGGATTGTGATGATCATCATGTCATCCAGTGTGACTGGATGGCTTGGCTCTGATGAAGAAGCCCCTTCTATGACGATCCTGACAATGTCATTCTTGTTTTTAAACTTCTTGGCGGCTACACAAGATATAGCAGTTGATGGATGGGCCCTTACCATGCTTAAAAG ATGTAATGTCGGACATGCCTCAACGTGTAACACTGTGGGTCAAACTGCTGGCTTTTTCCTTGGATACGTAATGTTCCTGGCTCTAGAATCTCCCTACTTCTGCAATAAGTATTTACGATCTGTACCAGAAGACAGTGGTCTTGTCACATTGGCCAGCTTTCTTCTATTCTGGGGATGGGTGTTTATTATCACCACAACTCTGATAGCAATATTCAAGCACGAAGCCAATGATTCTGCGAATGCCAAAGAAAATACTGTGAAAGGATTTAGTGATGTTGTGACCGCTTATAAGCAGTTGTATACTATAATGAAGTTACCGTCTGTACGCACATTGGCTTTGGTGCTGTTTACTGCTAAG CTCGGATTTTGTGCAAGTGATGCAGTGTCAGGACTAAAACTGGTGGAGGCTGGAGTGCCAAGAGAAGATTTGGCTCTACTTGCTGTTCCATTAGTCCCAGTGCAAATTATTATGCCAGTG ATCTTAGCGAAGCACACAACAGGGCCGGCGCCTCTCTCACTATGGTTGCGCGCGTTCCCCCTGCGGTTGCTGGTGGGGCCACTGGCCGCTGGTTTAGTGGCCCTCACGCCTAATTTACTGGGCCAGGCTGGCCCGACGTACTCCTATCTGTTTCTGCTCATGCTGCTTTATATCTTCCATCAG ACATGCCTATACTGCATGTTCGTGGCTGTGATGGCTTTCTTCGCCAAAGTGTCGGACCCTGCCGTGGGGGGCACCTATATGACCTTCTTGAATACTATGTCGAACTTGGGTACCAACTGGCCCAACACTCTGGCACTCTGGGCCATTGACCATCTGACCTACAAGACCTGCTCGTTACCAGCGCTTGCTGATAACACTTGTACTAGCCTCGCTGAAGAAAAT CTATGTAAGTCAGAAGGCGGTACATGCAACGTGCGGATCGACGGCTTCTACATAGAAACTGTGCTGTGTCTAGTGGTCGGCTTCATATGGCTGCAATGGGGCCGGCCTACCATAAACAAGCTCCAACGGCTACCCGCCTCCGCGTGGCAAATCAGCCACTTCAACAGATAA